In the Streptomyces coeruleoprunus genome, CCCGCCGACGCGGACGACGAGGCCGAGGCCCACCGCCGCGACCCGGCGCCCGAGCCCGCCCCCGCCGTCTCCCCGGCGGAGGCCGGCCGCCGCGCCCTGGTCGAGCAGACCGATCACGCGGAGTGGGTCGACCAGCAGCGCGACCGCGGCCCGTCCCGCGGCGACAGCTGGGACCCGGTCCCCGTCCCGCTCCCCACGTACGTCACCGCCCCGGTCGCCCCGCGCGCCACCGGCGGCGTCGACGTGACGGACCCGGAGACCTGGAGCGCCGCCCGCTCCTCCCCGGCCGAACCGACCCCGCCCCCGGCCACCCGCCGCCACCCGCACCCGCCGCGCCGCCCCCGCGACCACGGCCGCACCCCGCTGTTCGACCAGTACGCCGACGAGGACCGCCCCCGCGCGGCCAACGAATGAGACGAGTGATCCATCTCTCCGGGCCCCGCGCGGCAACGGATTTCCGAGCACCCGGATCGGGATGCTAATGTTTCACACGTCGCAAGGGCCTGTGGCGCAGACTGGTAGCGCACCTCGTTCGCATCGAGGGGGTCAGGGGTTCAAATCCCCTCAGGTCCACGCACATCGAAGCCCCCGCCGGGGAAACCGGGCGGGGGCTTCGTCTTTGAGGCCCGCGGGTCGGACGGGCTGCCGGGTCAGCCCGTGACGGGGAGCCCGCGGGGTTCCTTGATGCGCTTCATGATGATCTGTGAGTTGACCTCCGTGACGCCCGCGAGGGCGGTCAGCTTCTCGATCCAGAGCCGTTCGTACGCGCGCAGGTCCGCGACCGCGATGCGCAGCAGGCACCCCGGGCTGCCGAAGAGCCGGTACGCCTCGATGACGTCCGGGATGTCCTGGAGGGCGGCCTCGAAGGCCTCCACCACCTCGCGGTCGCGCTTCACCTCGATGGAGACCAGGACCTCGAAGCCCCGGTCGACCGCTTCCGGGTCGATCACCGCGCGGTAGCCCTGGATCACCCCGTCCTGCTCCAGCTGCCGGACCCGGCGCATGCAGGGGGAGGGGGTCAGGCCCACGCGTTGGGCAAGCTCCTGGTTGCTCAGCCGGCCGTCGTTCTGGAGCTCGCGCAAGATTGCGCGGTCGATCTCGTCCATGGCGCAATTATCCACCAAGTCTATGTGCTCCGGCTGGCTGGATTCGCGAGCATATTGCGGGCTTTCTTTTCTATCCTTGCGCCCGGAGATTTCAGTGCCGTGAGCAAGGAGAGAGCACTGTGGGACGTGTCGTCGTCATCAGCACCGGCGGGACCATAGCCAGCCGCTGGCAGGGCTCCGGCTTCGCCGCCGACGCGCACGGGCAGGAGGTCATGGCGACCGCGGCCGTGCCCGAGGACGTCGCCGTCGAGGTCGTCGACCTGTTCAGCGTCAACAGCCCCCGGCTCACCACCGCCCACCAGCTCACCCTGCTCCGCACCGTCCACGAGGTCCTCGCCGACCCCGGCGTGCAGGGCGTCGTGGTCACGCACGGCACCGACACCCTGGAGGAGTCGGCGTTCCTCGTCGACCTCCACCACGACGACCCGCGCCCCGTCGTCTTCACCGGCGCCCAGCTGCCGCTCGACGCCGAGGACGGCGATGGGCCCCGCAACCTCCACGACGCCCTGCTGACCGCCGCCCGCGTCCGCGGACTCGGTGTCGTCGTCGCCTTCGACGGCAAGCTGCACGCCGCCCGCGGCACGGTCAAGACACAGACCGTGGCCGCCGATGCCTTCGCCGACCCCTCCGGCACCCGTCTCGGCAACATCGGCTTCGGCAAGGTGTCCGTCCTGCGGCACCCCGAGCGGCCGGCGCCGCTCCCGCTGCCCGGCGTGCCCGACGCGTATCCCCGCGTCGACATGGTCATGCACCACGCGGACGCCGACCCGTTCCTGCTGAACGCCGCCGTCGACGCCGGCGCGCAGGGCATCGTGCTGGTGGCCACCGGCGCCGGCAACGCCACCCCCGAGATCGTCGAGGCCGTCGCCTCCGCCGTCGCGCGCGGCGTGCTCGTCGCCCTGACCACCCGCGTCCCGTCCGGGCCCGTCACGCAGATCTACACGCACGGCGGCGCCGTCGACCTCGTCGCCGCGGGCGCCGTGCCGACCGGCACACTGCGCGCCGGCCAGGCCCGTATCGCGGTCCTCAGCGCTCTGCTGGCCGCCACCGACCCGCGCGAGCGCGAGCGGGTCCTGCGGCAGGCACTCGGCGAGCCGGCCATCGCCGACGCCCTCGTCCAGGCCTAGGGGCGCAGCTCCCCACCGCCCAGTCCCCTCCCGCAGACCCAGTCACCACCCGACGGACCCAGGAAAGAAGTCCCTCATGGGCAGCACGTACGCCGCCGAACCCTCCCCGCTCCCCGCCGCGTTCCGCTCCGAGCACGACCTGCTCGGCGACCGGGATGTGCCCGCCGACGCCTACTACGGCATCCACACCCTGCGGGCCGTGGAGAACTTCCCCATCACCGGCACGCCGATCTCCGTCTACCCCGAGCTCGTCGCCGCGCTCGCGTGCGTCAAGCAGGCCGCGGCCCTCGCCAACCGCGACCTCGGGACGCTGGACGGGCACAAGGCCGACGCGATCGTCGCCGCGTGCGAGGAGATCCGCGGCGGCAAGCTGCACGACGCGTTCGTCGTGGACGTCATCCAGGGCGGCGCCGGCACCTCGACCAACATGAACGCCAACGAGGTCGTCGCCAACCGCGCGCTGGAGCTGCTCGGCCATGCCAAGGGCGAGTACCGGCACGTGCACCCGCTGGAGGACGTCAACGCGGGCCAGAGCACCAACGACGTCTACCCGACGGCCGTCAAGATCGCCCTCGACTTCACCGCGCAGCGCCTGCTGGACGCGATGGAGGTCCTGCGCGACGCCTTCGCCGCCAAGGCGGAGGAGTTCGCCGACGTCCTGAAGATGGGGCGGACGCAGCTCCAGGACGCCGTGCCCATGACGCTGGGCCAGGAGTTCGCCACGTACGCGATCATGCTGGAGGAGGACCGCAAGCGGCTCGGCGAGGCCTGCGAACTGATCCGCGAGATCAACCTCGGCGGTACGGCGATCGGTACGGGCCTCAACGCCCACCCCCGGTACGCGGCCGTCGCCTGCGGCCACCTGCGGGACATCACCGGGCTGCCGCTCAGCGTCGCCGACGACCTCGTCGAGGCCACCCAGGACGCGGGCGCGTTCGTCCAGCTGTCGGGCGTCCTCAAGCGGATCGCCGTCAAGCTCTCCAAGACCTGCAACGACCTGCGGCTGCTCTCCTGCGGGCCGCGCGCCGGCCTCGGCGAGATCAACCTGCCGCCGGTGCAGGCGGGTTCGAGCATCATGCCCGGCAAGGTGAACCCGGTCGTGCCCGAGGTGGTCAACCAGATCGCGTTCGAGGTCATCGGCAACGACATGGCCGTGACCATGGCGGCCGAGGCGGGCCAGCTCCAGCTGAACGCCTTCGAGCCGGTCATCGCCCACAGCCTGCTCAAGTCGCTGACCCACCTGCGGGCCGGCTGCCTGACCCTCGCCGAGCGCTGCGTCACCGGGATCACCGCGAACCGCGAGCACCTGGCGGACCTCGTCGCCCACTCCATCGGCCTGGCCACCGCGCTCAACCCGCACATCGGGTACGAGCAGGCCACCGCCGTGGCCAAGGAGGCCCTGGAGTCGGGCCGGAGCGTGCGGGAACTGGTCCTGGAGAAGGGCCTGCTGACCGAGGACGAGCTGGCGCGCATCCTGCACCCGGACAACCTCGCCCGCCCGCACACCGCCCGTACGGCCTGAGCCGCGGTCGCTTCATGACGGTCGCTTCATGGTGGTTGCGGTAGCCAGTTCTTGACACTTTCTCACTTATTCGCGACCACTTCGGGATCCCGTCCTGTCGACTCCTCCAAGTCGTCCGGGCGGGATCCTTCGGCTTTCCGGAACTCTTGTTCCGCGCTGGGAAGTTGTGCGAAAGTGAGGCCCCTCACGGCTCACGAAGCTGATTCTGCACCAGGGTCACGAAAAGGTACGCACCAATCGTCGCGTCTTTTCGTCGACCGGCGATGCCGCCCGACGGCTCGATCCCCCACCGCAATGCCCTGGAGGGAAAGACCCCCCATGCAGAATCCTCCTCCTCCGCCCCGTGGTTCGGTCCCCGGCGGCTCCGGCGAGCAGCCTGCCGGTGCCGATCCCCATGGCCGGGCCGTGCTGCTGGCGCGGCACTGGGACGCGGTCTTCGCCTATGCGGCGCTGTTCGCACAGGGGAAGAAAACCGCCGCCATGGTCGCCTCCACGGCTTTCGCACAGGTGTGGGAAAAGCCGTGGCTCTCGGAGTCCGGGGCGCGTGATGACGGCATCGGCGCCCTGCGGCCACGCCTATTGGTCACCGCCGGGCAAACGCTGAGGGACTGGTCCGCCGATCCCCGGATTACCGCAATGCTGCCCGGAATTCAGGCGCCGGCCGGGCCGCCGGACAATCGCCGCATCGTCGCCCGCGCATTCCGGAGCCTGCCGGCCGACGCGCAGGTCCTGCTGTGGCACCGGGAGGTCGAGGCGGAGGGCCTTTCCATACCGGCGGCGCTCCTCGCCATAGACCCGCGCGGCGCGGCCGAGCGGCTGGCGGAGGCCCGCGAACTGTTCCGCGAACGCTGCGCGAGCGTCCACCAGGAGCTCGCCCCGGACCGGGAGTGCCGCCACTTCGGCCGGCTCCTCGACATCTCGCTGCGCCGGACCGGGCCCCTCATCCCCGACATCCAGCGCCACTTGGCGCAGTGCCCCTACTGCCGCGCCGCCGCCGACCAGTTGCGGCAGTCGGACGGCCGGTTGCCGCTCCTGCTCGCCGAGGCGGTGCTCGGCGGAGGCGCGGCCCGCTACCTGGAGTCGCGCCCCGCACGGGCCCGCGCGTACGGGCGGCAGGGTGGGGGGCCGGGGGAGGGGCGCCGGGCCGGCCGGCACTCCAGGGCCGTGCGCCGCCGCGCTGAGGCGTCGCCGGGCGGTGCCGCGCTCCTGAGGGCCGGGGCGGCCGTGCGGGCCGGTGCCGCGTCGCTGCGCCGGAGGGCGCCCTTACGGAACGGGGCCGTGCTGGCGGGAGTCGGCGCCGCCGTGGGCGGCGTCCTCGTCGTGGCCCTGGTCGCAGGGCTGTGGCCCGAGGGCGGTACGGGCGACGGTGCGGCCGGCACCGGGGGTGCGGCCGGCGGGGCGGTGACCGGCGGTGCGCCCGGCCCCGGCGCCATGAGCCCGTCCGGCGCGGGCACCACCGGTCCGGGCACGGGGGCCGGCCACGGCGAGGGCGGGGTCCAGGGCGCCGGCCCCGGCGTGCCGCAGCCGCCGGCCCCGGCCGGGCACCCCGCCGGCCCGCTCCACACCAGGCTGCGCAACGCGGAGGCCGGGCTGTGCCTGGACATCCGCGACGGCAGGGCGCTGACCGGGGCGGAGCTGACCCTCGCGGTGTGCTCCGGCGAACGCACCCAGCAGTGGACGTACGACCCCGACGGCCTGCTGCGCAGCGGTGCCGCCCCGCAGCTCTGCCCGGACGCGCAGCGGCTCGACGGCACGGTCGTCCTCGCGGTGTGCGGGGCGGGCGGGCGCTACGACCTGACCGTCCAGGGCACGGTGATCCCCCGCTGGAACGAGGACCTGGCGCTCGCGCCCGTCTCGCCCACCGCCGGAACGGGCCTGGTGGTCAAGGTCCGCGACGACTCGCACGCCCAGCGCTGGCTCACCGACGCCCCGACGGCCGCGCCCCGGGCCCAGTGGCCGGCCGGCACCGCGTCGGCGCCCGCCCGCGAGGTCGGGTCCGGACCCTCCGCACGAACCGGACAGCCCGGCACGGGGCCGGCGCCCGCCGGTACGGGCAGCACCCGCCCGCCCGCCTCCGTGTACCGCGCCGACGGCGGCGCCCCGGAGGCGGCCCGCCGCGAGGCGGTGGACACCGAGGCGGCGGGCCTTCCGCGGCTCGCCGCCGCCCCGGCCCCCGGACCGCTCACGCTCACGCCAGTGCGGGCGGAGTCCAGGCGGCATGCCGGAGCGTCGTGCGGATCGTCAGCCGGGAAGGGGCCAGGCGCATCAGCGCGTTGCGGGCCGCCACCGCCAGGGGACCGCTGAGCTGCTGCCCCATGCGCCCGGCCCGGCGCGCGGCCACTGCCACCGCCTGGGTGCGGGGGCGGCGCTCCGCGTCGTACCGGACGAGCCCCGTCCGTACGTCGGGCGCGGCCGCCACCGCCGCGGCCAGCGTGACCGCGTCCTCCAGGGCCTGGCAGGCGCCCTGCCCCAGGAACGGCGTCATGGCGTGGGCGGCGTCACCGAGCAGGGCGACCCGCCCCACCGCGTACGTGGGCAGGGGCGTGGCCAGTTCGTACACGTCGTGGTGGAGCACCGCCTCCGGTGCGGTCGCGGCGAGGAGCGCGGGGATCGGCTCGTGCCACCGGGCGAACCGGCGGCGCACGGCGGCGAGCGGGTCCTCGTGCCGTAGGCCGGGCGGGGCGTTGACCACCGCGTGCCACTCGGCCCGCCCGTCGGCGAGCAGCATGTGGCCGAACTCGGTGCCCGGCCCCCAGGTCAGCTGGAAGTCGCCGGTGACGGGCACCGGGTGGGCGGTGATGGCCCGCAGCACCGTCGACCCGCTGTAGGACGGGCCCGGAGCATCGGGCAGCAGCCGGGTGCGCAAGGGGCTGTTGATGCCGTCGGCCGCGACGACGAGACCGGCCTCGTACATCCCGGCCGTCGTGTGCACGCGCGCGTGCGGGGCGTCGGCGGGGTCCTCGACCGAGGTGACCTCGACGCCGGCGAGGAGGGCCCCGTCCGGCAGCGCGGTGCGCAGCAGCCGGTGCAGCGCGGCACGCGGGATGCCGACGAGCGGGGCGCCCAGGGCGCGTTCGACGGCGTGGCCGTCCATGCGGGCGAGCAGCCGCCCGCCCGGGGTGCGGGTGCCGCCGGAGAGCTGGCGGCGCGAGGCCGTGCGCAGGGCGGGGCCCACGCCGAGCGCGTCCAGGGCGCGGACGCCGTTGGCGGCGAGCGAGATGCCGGCGCCCGCGTCGGCGAGGGCGGCGGGCGCCCGCTCGACGACCGTGACGCGCCAGCCGGTTCTGCACAGTCCCAGGGCGGCCGCCAGACCGCCGATGCCGCCACCGACCACCACGGCTGTTCCAGGCTGCATGCCCAGCCTCCTTCTGCGGATGTAGAAGGAGGCTACTCCCCGCTCTCTACAGGTGTAGAAGCAGGTGGGGGGACGGGGTAGAAAGGACGGATGACCGGAGACCGCCGTACCGTCCTCGCCGACGCCGCCATCGACGTGCTCGCCGACGGCGGGATGCGGGCGCTCACGCACCGCGCCGTGGACGCCGCGGCCGGCCTGCCCGCGGGCACCACGTCCGCGTACTTCCGCACCCGCGAGGCGCTGCTGACCGCCCTCGTGAAGCGGCTCGTCGAACGGGACCAGGCGGAACTCGCCGCCGCGGCCGCGGCGGCGCCCCTGCCCCGGGACCCGGACGAACTGGCGGCCGCCCTGACCGCGTTCTGCGCGCGGCGGCTGCGCGGTGAGGGGCGCCGGCGGTCGCTGGCCCGGTACGCCTGCGCCGTGGAGAGCGTGCACCGTCCGGAGCTGCGGGAGGTGCTGACGCCCCGCGAGAACGCGGCGCGCGATGCCGTACGGAACCTCATCGCCGCGCACGGGGCAGCCGACGCGGAGGAGCGGACGGTGACGTTGCTGGCCTGCGTGGACGGGCTGGTCTTCGACCGGCTGGTGGCGGGCGGCGACTCCGTGCCCGGCGACGCGGTGGCGCGGCTGGTGGCGGCGGCGCTGGCATGAGCGGTGCCCGGGCCCCGCAGGGAACCCGGGCACCGAGGAGTGCGGTCGCGTCCGCTTACGAGGACTGGGCCTGGTTGTAGACCGCCTGGGCCTCGTTGCCGAAGTACGGGCCGAACATGCGGTTCGGCAGGAAGGTGTAGCCGAAGCTGTTCACCGACACCTGGAGCCCGGTGCCCGCGGACTCGCTGAAGCCGGTGAACCACGGGCCGCCGCTGGAGCCGCCCGTCATGTTGCAGCCCAGGCTGTGGTCCTGGCTGAACAGGAAGTCCTTGGAGGAGTTCCCGCTGCAGTAGATCAGCTTCGAGCCGTCGTACGGCGAAGCGGCCGGGAAGCCGAAGGCGTACATCGCCTTGTTGTAGCCACCGTTGAACTGGATGCCCTGCGCGCCCGTCACGGCCGTGAGCTTCTGGCCGTTCAGCGGCGCCACGACGGCGGCGCCGACGTCGTAGTTGATGTCCTCGCTCGCCTGCCACTGCGGCGTGGTCAGGGTCTTGGACGCCGTCCACTGCCCGTACGGTGCCTTGCCGTTGTCGTACGCCGGGACGAAGACCCAGTTGGTGTGCCAGCTGCCCTGGTACTTCACGCAGTGCCCGGCCGTGATGACGGTCGACTGGTTCTGGCTGGTCACGGCGTTGCCGGAGCAGGAGGCGGTGCGGCCCTGGAAGGTGAAGAACACCCGGCCGGAGGTCTTCACGACCGCGCCGCCGCCGGTCCAGGCGCCGCCGGACTGCGGGAAGGCCATGGGCTGGACGGCGCCGGCCGTGGCCGCGCCGCCGGCGGCCGGGGTCGGCGCGATCGTGGTGGTCTTGCCGCCCGGCTTCGGCGCCTTGAGCTTCTGCACCTCGGCGGGGCGGACGAGCCGTTCGAAGGGGGTGGCGCCGCGCATCCGGTCGGCGGTCCAGAATCCGGCGGCGCTCTGCCGTTCGGCGCTCGGCACGGCGTGGGTGGCGGGGGCGTCGGGGGCGGGTGCCGCGCTCGCCGGGGTGGCGGCGGCCAGGGCGCCCGTGAGCAGGGTTCCGGCGGTCAGCAGGATGCCCGCTGAGGAGCGGTGGCGTGTCACGCATGTCTCCTTCTGCCGTGCCCGGGCCGCTGGCGGGCCCGGGCAGGAGGGTGGGGGGAACGAAGAGGTGCGGATCGCGGTACCGGATCGTGGTGTGTGAGGCAGCGTGCCACGTCACCCACGATTTGTCAGGGTCGCGTCAGTGATTTCGCGAAACAGCGGCTGTTCTCGTACGCGCGGTAGTAGCCGAACTTCGCGCACGGCTCGTATCCGCTCGACGTGTACAGACCGATCGCCTCGGGCTGCATGGTCCCGGTCTCCAGGACCATCCGCAGGCGGCCCGCCGCGCGGGCGTCCTCCTCCAGGAGGCCGAGGATCCGCCGGGCTATGCCGCGGCCCCGCGCCTCGGGTATCACGTACATGCGCTTCAGCTCCGCGTCGCCGTCCGTGTAGCCCTCCTCGTTCTCCTCCTGCGAGCGCCAGCCCCCGGTGGCGACGGGCCGGTCCCGCTCGTCGTACGCGATCAGGTAGAGGCCGTGCGGCGGCCGGAACATGGCGGGGTCGAGGTACGTCTCGTCGCCCTCGCCGTCGTACCGCTCGGCGTACTCGAGCTGGACCTGGTCGTTGAGCTTGACGGCGTCGGGGTGGTCGAACGGCACAGTGCGAATATTCATGCGGAGGATCGTACTTCTATGCGGTGACAGGGGTGCGGGGCGCGATGGGTTCTGTCGTATTGTGCCGGGATGCTCACCGTCACCACCGTCAATGTCAACGGCCTGCGCGCCGCCGCGAAGAAGGGCTTCGTCGAATGGCTGGCCGGAACGGCCGCCGACGCCGTCTGCCTCCAGGAGGTGCGCGCGGAGGAGTCCCAGCTCCCGGACGCCGTACGGGCCCCCGAGGGCTGGTTCACCGTGCACGCCCCGGCCGCCGCCAAGGGCCGCGCCGGTGTGGCGCTCTACACACGGCGTGAGCCGGACGCGGTCCGGGTCGGCTTCGGGTCGAGCGAGTTCGACGGCAGCGGCCGCTACCTGGAGGCCGACCTGCCGGGCGTGACGGTCGCGAGCCTCTACCTGCCGTCCGGCGAGGTCGGCACCGAGCGGCAGGACGAGAAGATCCGCTTCATGGACGCGTTCCTGCCGTACCTCAAGGAGCTGCGGGAGCGGGCGGCGGCCGACGGCCGCGAGGTCGTGGTCTGCGGCGACTGGAACATCGCCCACCAGGAGGCCGACCTCAAGAACTGGAAGGCCAACCGCAAGAGCGCCGGCTTCCTCCCCGAGGAGCGCGCCTGGCTCGGCCGTGTCCTCGGCGAGGCCGGCTACGTCGACGTCGTCCGCGCCCTCCACCCCGACCAGGCGGGCCCCTACTCCTGGTGGTCCTACCGCGGCCGCGCCTTCGACAACGACACGGGCTGGCGCATCGACTACCAGATCGCGACGCCCGGCCTCGCCGCGAAGGCGGTCAAGGCCTGGGTCGAGCGCGCGGCGACGCACGGCGAGCGCTGGAGCGACCACGCGCCCGTGACGGCGGTGTACGAGCTGTAGGCGCGGCGCCGCGGGCCCGGGCGGACCCGCGTGGCAGCGTGGGCGGGTGTCGTCGCTACTCGTCGCGTTGTTCGTGGTCCTGTCGGGGATCCGTGTCCCCGCGGTGCCGTTCGGCACGCCCGACGTGCTGGTGACGGAGCAGGCGTCCCGGCGGCTGGTGCTGTTCGACGGGCGGCGGCGCGACTGGGGGGCCGCCGACGTGAAGTGGGCGTTCTCGCCGCTCGGCGACGCGCGGTACGCCGATCTGGACCCCGCCCGCAGCTGGGTGCACCCGAACGAGGCGAAGGTGCGCCGGTGGCGCGGGAGGACGTATGTGCTGACCACCGCCTCGTACGGGTTCGCGGCGGTCGTCGAGTACCCCTCGGGCCGGCGGTACTGGGCGGACGCGCTGGCGCCGGGCACGATCCGGGTCAACCCGCACAGCGCCGAGCTGCTGCCGGACGGCCGCGTGGCGGTCGCGGGCAGTACGGGTGACGTGGTGCGGCTGCACGCGGCGCCGCCGCGCGCCGGGCACGTGGACTTCGCGCTGGAGGACGCGCACGGCCTGCACTGGGACGGGCGGCTGCGGGTGCTGTGGGCCCTGGGCGGCGAGCGCCTGGTCGCGCTGCGGGTGGGCGGCCCGGCGGGGCGGCCGGTCCTGGTGGAGGCCTTCGGCGTACGGCTGCCGGGGCGCGGCGGGCACGACCTCGCGCCCGTGGCGCGGAACCCGGACCGGCTGTGGGTGAGCACCGGCACCGCCGTGTACCAGTACGTGAAGAGCCGCCGTGCGTTCGTCCGGGAGTACCCGGGTGCGGCCCGCGTGAGCCGTCCGCGCGTCAAGGCCGTCGGCGACGACCTGTTGACCGGTCAGGTCCTCTCCACGGCTCCTGAACCGGGGCTCGCCGAGACGTGGTGGACGACGAGCGTCGCCGTGCACCGCCCGGCCGGGACGTACCGCCTGCCGGGCGGCGGCATCTACAAGGCCCGCTGGTGGCCGGTCGGGTCTAGCGCCGCCCGAGGGCCTTCGCGCGCGGGTACGCCCAGGCGGTGAGGGCGATGCCCGCGACGGTGAGTACCCCGTACGCGGCCAGCGCGGGAGCGAGACCGCCGGGCAGCCAGCCGAGCAGGCCTCGATGGTCGTGGTCGATGAGGAGCCGGACGAGGCCCTGGCCGAAGACGGCCATGAGGATCATGCCGAGGATCTGCACGACGTCGTACTTCACGGTCTGTCCTTTCGGGAGGGGGTTCGTTACGAACGTATCAATCAGAGTGGGGGATTTCTCCCTGAACAGGCGGCTGACTTGGGCTTACGTCACACTTTCTTGAGCGCTACCGTGAGACGTGTGCGTGACGAAAAGAAGGCCGTGTGCCTCATGTGCGGGAAGCCCACGAGCCGTCCGGAGCGGGGTCGTCCGCCCGTGTACTGCTCCCGCAGCTGCCAGGCCCGGGCGTACCGCAGGCGCAAGCAGCGGCTGCCCGCTCCGGGCGTCCCGGTCGAGCCCCCCGAGGCGCGCCCGACGGACGTGCGGGCTCGGCAGCGGCGGCGGATCGCCGAGGCGGTGTGGCGCATCGCCGCCGAACGGGGCCTGGACGCGGCGAGCATGCGGACGATCGCGGCCGAGGCGCGCGTGTCGCTCCGGGTGGTGCAGTACCACTTCGACAGCAAGCACGCGCTGATGGTCGAGGCGCTGCGGCTGCTGCACGAGGAGAACGAGCGGCTGGCCAGGGCCCGTATCCCGGTCGGCATGGCGGATCCGCGCGGGCTGCTGCGGTCGCTGCTGGACGAGTTCCTGCCGCTGGACGACCAGCGGGCCTTCGCCCTGCGGGTGTTCGCGGCGTACTACGCCCGGAGCCTGACCGATCCGGCGCTCGCGGCCGTGTTCCTCGCCGCCGAGCAGCCACTGGAACGGCTCGTCGCGGACATCATCGGGGCGGGCGAGGCGGCCGGGGGTGCGGCGCCGGGCCTCGACCGGAACCACGAGGCCGACCTGCTGGTGGCGGGCGCCACGGGGCTCGGCCTGGACGTGGTGCACGGGCGCCGGTCACTGGCGGAGGTGCGCGCGGTGCTGGACTACCACGTGGAGAGGATCCTGCCCGGCGCCTGAGCCGGTCCGTCAGCCGTCGGCCGACGGCCTCGCCGTGTCGCGGGTGCGGCGGTCCAGGGCCATCGACAGTTCCGCCTCCACCACGCTCTTGGCCAGGGGGCGCAGCCGGGCGACGTCCTCCTCGGCGGCGTGCTCGCGCAGCAGGTCCATGAAGAGCGCGGCCAGCGCGTCCGCGTGGTCGCGGACCCGGCGGGCGGCCCCCAGGACCGCCGCGAGCGGCACGCCCTCCCGTACCAGCGCGGCGGACACGTCGAGCAGGCGGCGGCTGACGTGGACGATCTCCTCGCCGTCCGTCGCCAGGTAGCCCAGCTCCAGGGCGGCGGCGAAGTTCTCGGGCGTGACCTGGTCGCCGAAGTGGTCGGCCAGCTGCTCCGGCGTGAGCCGTACGGGCTCCTCCTCCGTGGGCCCGCCCAGCCCCAGGACCTCGCCCACGTCCCGGCCGCTCTCGAACGCCCCGGCCAGGTCCGCGATGCCGTTCAGGGTGTGGCCCCGCTCCAGCAGCGCCGCGATCGTGCGCAGCCGGGCCAGGTGGCGCGGCCCGTACCAGGCGATGCGCCCCTCGCGGCGGGGCGGCGGGATCA is a window encoding:
- a CDS encoding MerR family transcriptional regulator, which gives rise to MEELAEAAGIPARTLRYYRERGLIPPPRREGRIAWYGPRHLARLRTIAALLERGHTLNGIADLAGAFESGRDVGEVLGLGGPTEEEPVRLTPEQLADHFGDQVTPENFAAALELGYLATDGEEIVHVSRRLLDVSAALVREGVPLAAVLGAARRVRDHADALAALFMDLLREHAAEEDVARLRPLAKSVVEAELSMALDRRTRDTARPSADG
- a CDS encoding TetR/AcrR family transcriptional regulator encodes the protein MRDEKKAVCLMCGKPTSRPERGRPPVYCSRSCQARAYRRRKQRLPAPGVPVEPPEARPTDVRARQRRRIAEAVWRIAAERGLDAASMRTIAAEARVSLRVVQYHFDSKHALMVEALRLLHEENERLARARIPVGMADPRGLLRSLLDEFLPLDDQRAFALRVFAAYYARSLTDPALAAVFLAAEQPLERLVADIIGAGEAAGGAAPGLDRNHEADLLVAGATGLGLDVVHGRRSLAEVRAVLDYHVERILPGA
- a CDS encoding DUF6528 family protein is translated as MSSLLVALFVVLSGIRVPAVPFGTPDVLVTEQASRRLVLFDGRRRDWGAADVKWAFSPLGDARYADLDPARSWVHPNEAKVRRWRGRTYVLTTASYGFAAVVEYPSGRRYWADALAPGTIRVNPHSAELLPDGRVAVAGSTGDVVRLHAAPPRAGHVDFALEDAHGLHWDGRLRVLWALGGERLVALRVGGPAGRPVLVEAFGVRLPGRGGHDLAPVARNPDRLWVSTGTAVYQYVKSRRAFVREYPGAARVSRPRVKAVGDDLLTGQVLSTAPEPGLAETWWTTSVAVHRPAGTYRLPGGGIYKARWWPVGSSAARGPSRAGTPRR
- a CDS encoding exodeoxyribonuclease III produces the protein MLTVTTVNVNGLRAAAKKGFVEWLAGTAADAVCLQEVRAEESQLPDAVRAPEGWFTVHAPAAAKGRAGVALYTRREPDAVRVGFGSSEFDGSGRYLEADLPGVTVASLYLPSGEVGTERQDEKIRFMDAFLPYLKELRERAAADGREVVVCGDWNIAHQEADLKNWKANRKSAGFLPEERAWLGRVLGEAGYVDVVRALHPDQAGPYSWWSYRGRAFDNDTGWRIDYQIATPGLAAKAVKAWVERAATHGERWSDHAPVTAVYEL